One window from the genome of Pedobacter schmidteae encodes:
- a CDS encoding ABC transporter permease, with product MIIFRLIGESFRFAADALRQNKLRTMLSLLGITIGIFAIIFVFSASDTFRAKLQASIDKLGSKTIFVQKWPWGGFGDYPWWKYVNRPEPSLRDYMALKERLEHAEGVSYEIYADSRTVKYRSNSVEGAGLKAASQDFNKTWTIDFQEGRYFTENEGRSGSPVIILGADIADGLFNGEPAIGKKVVAMGRRLTVVGVFKKEGEDMLGMSQDKNILIPLNFAKGLFDVENGRYDPTITVRGKEYIALDEIESEIKGAMRAIHKIKPGAEDDFALNKSTIASNQLDQMFGIVNIAGWVIGGFSILVGGFGIANIMFVSVKERTNIIGIQKSLGAKNYFILLQFLFEAVALCLLGGLLGLLLVYIGTLILGAVGFEMVLFMKNIMLGIGVSFLIGTISGFWPAYSASRLDPVEAIRS from the coding sequence ATGATTATTTTCAGACTAATCGGAGAAAGTTTCAGGTTCGCTGCCGACGCATTGCGCCAAAACAAATTAAGGACCATGCTTTCCTTACTGGGAATCACCATTGGTATCTTTGCCATCATATTCGTGTTTTCAGCATCGGATACCTTTAGGGCCAAACTTCAGGCGAGTATTGATAAACTGGGGTCAAAAACCATTTTTGTACAGAAATGGCCATGGGGCGGATTTGGTGACTATCCATGGTGGAAATATGTAAACAGGCCCGAACCATCTTTGAGAGATTATATGGCGCTTAAAGAGCGATTGGAGCATGCCGAAGGAGTTTCTTATGAAATTTATGCTGATAGTCGCACTGTAAAATATCGTAGTAATTCTGTTGAGGGGGCGGGATTGAAAGCGGCTTCTCAGGATTTTAATAAAACATGGACCATCGATTTTCAGGAAGGTCGCTATTTTACTGAAAATGAAGGACGGTCGGGTTCCCCCGTAATTATTTTAGGCGCCGATATTGCGGATGGCCTGTTTAACGGCGAACCTGCTATTGGGAAAAAAGTTGTGGCTATGGGGCGCAGACTTACCGTAGTAGGGGTGTTCAAAAAGGAGGGGGAAGATATGCTGGGGATGTCGCAGGATAAAAATATCCTCATCCCACTTAATTTTGCAAAGGGTTTGTTTGATGTTGAAAATGGAAGATACGACCCAACCATTACCGTTAGGGGGAAAGAGTATATCGCTTTAGATGAAATAGAAAGCGAAATAAAAGGTGCGATGCGAGCCATTCATAAAATTAAGCCTGGGGCTGAAGATGATTTTGCTTTGAATAAAAGTACGATTGCCTCCAATCAGCTGGATCAGATGTTCGGTATCGTAAATATAGCCGGTTGGGTAATAGGTGGCTTTTCTATCCTGGTAGGGGGCTTTGGTATAGCGAATATCATGTTTGTATCAGTAAAAGAAAGAACCAATATTATAGGTATCCAGAAATCCCTGGGCGCTAAGAATTATTTTATCCTTTTACAGTTTTTATTTGAAGCTGTTGCTTTGTGTTTGCTGGGAGGCTTACTGGGGCTGCTGCTGGTTTATATTGGAACCTTGATTTTAGGCGCGGTTGGCTTTGAGATGGTACTGTTTATGAAAAATATTATGCTGGGTATTGGGGTGTCGTTCCTGATTGGCACCATATCGGGGTTCTGGCCGGCTTATTCAGCGTCGAGGTTGGATCCTGTTGAAGCGATTCGCTCCTAA
- a CDS encoding methylated-DNA--[protein]-cysteine S-methyltransferase, with translation METSNNTSVILMTEFSTPLGPMLAGATSQGVCLLEFNDRIRLEKEFSELKRLLNAEMVPGRNTHLDQVEKELTEYFDAKRKVFNVPLHTPGNDFTQSVWKTLQEIPYGTTCSYKEQAEMMKNPKAIRAIASTNGRNRLAIIIPCHRVIGSNGSMTGYAGGIDKKKWLLKFEKSHSEVPAGCLF, from the coding sequence ATGGAAACAAGCAACAACACATCGGTCATCCTCATGACTGAATTTTCGACCCCTTTGGGGCCAATGCTTGCAGGCGCCACATCGCAGGGCGTATGCCTGCTGGAGTTTAACGACCGCATCAGGTTAGAAAAGGAATTCTCGGAGCTTAAAAGACTGTTAAACGCCGAAATGGTACCAGGAAGAAATACCCATCTGGACCAGGTGGAAAAAGAGCTTACCGAATATTTTGATGCAAAACGAAAAGTCTTTAATGTACCCCTGCACACTCCCGGCAACGACTTCACCCAATCTGTATGGAAGACCCTGCAAGAAATTCCTTATGGTACAACCTGCTCCTATAAAGAACAGGCTGAAATGATGAAAAACCCCAAAGCCATTCGTGCCATTGCCTCTACCAACGGGCGCAACAGGCTTGCTATCATTATACCCTGTCACCGTGTAATTGGCAGCAACGGAAGTATGACCGGATATGCCGGTGGTATCGATAAAAAGAAATGGCTCTTAAAATTCGAGAAAAGCCATTCGGAAGTCCCGGCAGGTTGTCTATTCTAA
- a CDS encoding pyridoxal phosphate-dependent aminotransferase produces the protein MTFLSKRINNLSESQTIKMAKLGRELSAKGIDVINLSFGEPDFFTPDFVKEGAKKAIDDNFSYYSPVSGYPELRKAIAEKLLRENGLTYNFDQIVVSTGAKQSLANAVMCLVDPGDEVIVPTPYWVSYSEMIKLAEGESVFINATVENNFKITGAELEAAITPKTKLFMFSSPCNPTGSVYSKEELADLVAVFEKHPNIYIISDEIYEHINFVGKHASIAEFDSIKDRVILINGFSKSYAMTGWRSGYMAANKEIANACDKLQGQITSGTCSIAQRASLTAYQGGLESVNKMVSEFKKRRDIVYALLSEIPGLKVNLPDGAFYFFPEVKAYFGKSNGDVVINTAEDLSLYLLNEAHVSTVTGEAFGNEDCIRLSYAASEEQLKKAVSRIKDALAKLG, from the coding sequence ATGACATTTTTATCAAAAAGAATCAACAACCTATCTGAGTCGCAAACCATTAAAATGGCGAAGTTAGGCAGAGAGCTGTCTGCAAAAGGGATAGACGTTATCAATTTAAGCTTTGGTGAGCCGGACTTTTTCACACCCGATTTTGTCAAGGAGGGCGCAAAGAAGGCTATCGACGATAACTTTTCTTATTACAGCCCGGTTTCAGGTTATCCTGAACTGCGTAAAGCGATTGCAGAAAAATTATTGAGAGAAAATGGATTAACCTATAACTTTGATCAGATCGTTGTTTCAACGGGAGCTAAGCAGTCTTTGGCCAATGCAGTAATGTGTCTGGTTGATCCAGGAGATGAGGTTATTGTACCTACTCCTTATTGGGTTTCTTATTCGGAAATGATTAAGCTGGCCGAGGGTGAAAGTGTTTTCATCAATGCTACTGTAGAGAACAACTTTAAAATAACAGGTGCAGAGCTTGAAGCTGCCATAACACCAAAAACAAAATTGTTCATGTTCTCTTCTCCATGCAATCCTACAGGATCTGTATATAGCAAGGAAGAACTGGCTGATTTAGTTGCCGTATTTGAAAAACACCCTAACATCTACATTATTTCTGATGAGATTTACGAGCACATCAATTTTGTTGGTAAACATGCTTCAATAGCCGAATTTGATTCCATAAAAGACAGGGTTATCCTGATCAATGGCTTCTCTAAATCTTACGCCATGACAGGTTGGAGATCGGGCTATATGGCTGCCAATAAAGAAATAGCGAATGCATGTGACAAATTGCAGGGACAAATTACCTCAGGTACCTGTTCTATCGCACAACGCGCTTCACTAACTGCTTATCAGGGTGGATTAGAATCTGTAAATAAAATGGTAAGCGAATTCAAAAAACGCAGAGACATTGTTTACGCTTTGTTATCAGAAATTCCGGGCTTAAAAGTAAACCTTCCTGATGGAGCGTTCTACTTCTTCCCTGAAGTAAAAGCTTATTTTGGTAAAAGTAATGGCGATGTAGTGATCAACACTGCCGAAGACCTGAGCTTATACCTGTTAAATGAAGCTCATGTGTCGACTGTTACCGGCGAAGCATTTGGTAATGAAGACTGTATCCGTCTTTCTTATGCTGCATCAGAAGAGCAATTGAAAAAAGCTGTATCAAGAATCAAAGATGCACTGGCTAAATTAGGCTAA
- a CDS encoding cation diffusion facilitator family transporter: MQPKKKAILIALCVSTVLMLAKFVAYFITHSNAILTDAAESIVNVIASSFAFYSIYLTTLPKDENHPYGHGKVEFFSAFIEGVLIAVAGVIIVFKSGYDLIYPKQIVQLFEGASIIGATGVVNLVLGYYLINTGKKQKSITLEADGKHLLTDAITSAGLVLGILLIKLTGIFWLDGVISILLGLYIIYNGYKLTRRSVGGLMDESNVELVEGIIRILQDNRKDPWIDVHNLRAQQYGADLHIDCHITLPYYFDLNRVHQEISAIDKLINGNADRKTELFIHADPCLPACCNYCRMKECPVRQEAFRGEIRWDIENATKNQKHFDQQ, encoded by the coding sequence TTGCAACCTAAGAAAAAAGCCATATTAATTGCGTTGTGCGTAAGCACCGTACTGATGCTGGCCAAATTTGTAGCCTATTTTATTACTCATTCCAACGCTATTCTGACTGATGCTGCCGAAAGTATTGTGAATGTAATAGCCAGTAGCTTTGCTTTTTATAGCATTTACCTCACTACTTTGCCCAAGGATGAAAACCATCCTTATGGCCACGGAAAAGTTGAGTTTTTTTCTGCTTTTATTGAAGGCGTATTGATTGCGGTTGCGGGAGTAATTATTGTCTTTAAATCAGGATATGATCTTATTTATCCTAAACAAATTGTACAGCTTTTTGAAGGTGCATCGATTATTGGGGCAACTGGGGTAGTAAACCTTGTTTTGGGCTATTATTTAATCAACACTGGAAAAAAGCAAAAATCCATTACTCTTGAAGCGGATGGAAAACATTTGCTGACAGATGCCATTACGAGTGCAGGGCTGGTTTTAGGCATTTTGCTGATTAAACTGACCGGGATTTTCTGGCTGGATGGTGTGATTTCAATTTTATTAGGTCTATATATCATTTATAACGGTTATAAGTTGACCCGCCGATCGGTAGGTGGGCTAATGGATGAAAGTAATGTAGAACTGGTAGAGGGTATTATCCGGATTTTGCAGGACAATAGAAAAGATCCATGGATAGATGTTCACAATTTGCGGGCACAACAATATGGTGCCGATTTGCATATTGATTGTCATATCACCCTTCCTTATTATTTTGACCTGAACCGCGTACATCAGGAGATATCGGCAATTGACAAACTGATTAATGGGAATGCCGATCGTAAAACCGAACTTTTTATACATGCGGATCCTTGTCTGCCTGCTTGCTGTAATTATTGCAGGATGAAGGAATGTCCCGTAAGGCAAGAGGCTTTCCGCGGCGAGATTAGGTGGGATATTGAGAATGCAACCAAAAACCAAAAACATTTTGACCAACAATGA
- a CDS encoding NUDIX domain-containing protein has translation MSYFNVRVYGLLINENNEVLVSDEQSGERIFSKFPGGGLELGEGLIDALKREFVEECEAEIEVLGHLYTTDFYEQSSFNDSQILSIYYLVKAIGPLMLNFKTKPFDFEAGALQSFRWIALDALKLEDVTFKTDKTAVELLLKQYDL, from the coding sequence ATGAGCTATTTTAACGTTAGGGTATACGGACTGTTAATTAATGAAAATAATGAAGTACTGGTAAGCGATGAGCAGTCGGGCGAGCGGATCTTTAGTAAGTTCCCTGGTGGCGGACTTGAACTGGGAGAGGGGCTTATTGATGCATTAAAGCGTGAATTTGTGGAAGAATGTGAGGCCGAAATTGAAGTGCTTGGTCACCTGTATACGACGGATTTTTATGAACAGTCTTCTTTTAACGATAGTCAGATATTGAGCATATATTATTTGGTAAAGGCAATTGGCCCCCTAATGCTTAACTTTAAAACAAAACCTTTTGATTTTGAAGCCGGTGCTTTGCAGTCCTTCAGGTGGATTGCACTTGACGCCTTGAAATTGGAAGATGTAACCTTTAAAACCGATAAGACCGCTGTAGAATTGTTACTGAAACAATACGATTTATGA
- the bioA gene encoding adenosylmethionine--8-amino-7-oxononanoate transaminase: MSLIVRDAKVIWHPYTQMKNALPHIPIVRGEGVYLFDEDGKKYIDAVSSWWVNIHGHAHPHIAAKVAEQLNTLEHVIFAGFTHEPAVQLAERLLPLLPGVQEKVFYSDNGSTAVEVALKMCLQYWSNTAQQPRTKIIAFKDAYHGDTFGAMSVSGRSIFTDPFNQLLFDVEFIDLPNAANIQQLKSKLNYLSNEVACFIFEPMVLGASGMLMYEAQYLDELIETCQKHGILTIADEVMTGFGRTGKYFSCEALNTKPDIFCLSKGLTGGTMPLGITTCNAKVFDAFLSDDKLKTLYHGHSFTANPVACAASLASLDILLRPETLINIQRIAAMHNDFAERIKDHAKLKEVRQTGTILVMEWETGANTTYLSSLRDRLYLYFLEKGIVLRPLGNILYILPPYVISNEDLEYIYRTILQALEEI, from the coding sequence ATGAGTTTAATTGTTCGCGATGCAAAGGTAATCTGGCATCCTTATACCCAAATGAAAAACGCATTGCCGCATATCCCTATAGTGAGAGGCGAAGGCGTGTACCTGTTTGATGAAGACGGTAAAAAATATATAGATGCGGTTTCCAGTTGGTGGGTTAACATTCATGGCCACGCACATCCGCATATTGCAGCCAAAGTTGCAGAACAACTCAATACTCTGGAACATGTTATTTTTGCCGGTTTTACGCACGAGCCCGCTGTTCAATTGGCCGAACGCCTGTTGCCCCTACTGCCAGGGGTACAGGAAAAAGTTTTTTACAGCGATAATGGCTCCACAGCAGTAGAGGTGGCCTTGAAAATGTGTCTGCAATATTGGAGCAATACGGCCCAACAGCCGCGCACCAAAATTATTGCCTTTAAAGACGCCTATCATGGCGATACTTTTGGAGCCATGTCCGTTAGTGGACGCAGTATATTTACTGATCCATTTAATCAGCTGTTGTTTGACGTGGAGTTTATTGATCTGCCCAATGCTGCCAATATCCAACAACTGAAGTCAAAACTCAATTACCTTTCCAATGAGGTAGCTTGTTTTATTTTTGAACCTATGGTGTTGGGTGCCAGTGGAATGCTGATGTATGAAGCACAATACCTGGATGAGCTGATTGAAACTTGTCAAAAGCATGGTATTCTGACCATTGCTGATGAGGTGATGACTGGTTTTGGCCGTACGGGGAAATACTTTTCATGCGAAGCACTAAATACTAAGCCTGATATATTCTGTCTTTCTAAAGGGCTTACCGGAGGAACAATGCCACTGGGCATCACTACATGTAATGCAAAAGTGTTTGATGCTTTTTTAAGTGATGATAAGCTGAAAACCCTGTATCATGGACACTCATTTACAGCCAATCCGGTAGCTTGTGCAGCTTCACTGGCTAGTCTGGATATTTTATTGAGACCTGAAACCCTGATAAATATACAGCGGATTGCAGCCATGCACAACGATTTTGCTGAGCGCATTAAAGACCATGCAAAACTGAAGGAGGTAAGGCAAACAGGTACCATTCTGGTGATGGAATGGGAAACCGGTGCAAATACAACCTATTTAAGTAGTTTGAGAGATCGATTGTACCTTTACTTTTTAGAAAAAGGTATTGTATTGAGGCCTTTGGGCAATATATTATATATTTTGCCGCCATATGTAATCAGTAACGAAGATCTGGAGTATATTTACCGGACTATTTTACAAGCACTAGAAGAAATCTAA
- the pdeM gene encoding ligase-associated DNA damage response endonuclease PdeM, whose amino-acid sequence MNIDCKGEQLTLTREKAIYWAAKKMLIVSDLHIGKSAHFRKSGIQVPSLVGHTDLQRLTTLVKAFHPDLLLVTGDMFHNNINSDAYVFMEWRRSFAELKIVLIKGNHDDLKDEDYRALNIVVHNKELLCFPFRFIHDKPTQPDEYYNISGHLHPGVVLRGKARQRLKFPCFYFGRHAAILPAFSVFTGLKLIEPEKGDRFYAITPERVIKVLGDSL is encoded by the coding sequence ATGAATATTGACTGCAAAGGAGAACAGCTAACACTGACCAGGGAAAAAGCAATTTACTGGGCTGCAAAAAAAATGCTTATTGTTAGCGATCTGCACATCGGTAAATCTGCGCACTTCCGAAAATCAGGCATTCAGGTGCCAAGCCTGGTGGGACATACCGACTTACAGCGGTTAACTACTTTAGTGAAAGCATTTCATCCCGACTTACTATTGGTGACAGGAGATATGTTCCACAACAACATCAATAGTGATGCCTATGTATTTATGGAATGGCGGAGAAGCTTTGCTGAACTAAAAATTGTGCTGATCAAAGGCAATCATGATGATTTAAAAGATGAAGATTATCGCGCGCTGAATATAGTGGTGCACAATAAAGAATTGTTATGTTTCCCCTTTAGATTTATACATGATAAACCTACCCAACCGGATGAATACTATAACATTTCGGGTCACCTGCATCCGGGAGTAGTTTTGCGTGGCAAAGCCAGGCAACGACTTAAATTCCCATGTTTTTATTTTGGGCGACATGCCGCGATATTGCCCGCCTTTAGTGTATTTACAGGTCTAAAGTTAATCGAGCCAGAGAAAGGCGATCGTTTTTATGCCATTACTCCCGAAAGAGTAATTAAAGTTTTAGGCGATAGCCTGTAA
- a CDS encoding ligase-associated DNA damage response DEXH box helicase produces MQFEKSKGYKTVIKWLKSDKRKPFKFQTDAWQYYAEGYSGLVNAPTGFGKTFSIFLAVVIDELNKKVAQENVVAKSKKNTKSKFKPVGLKLLWITPLRSLAKDLARAMRQVSIELKLDWTVGVRNGDTSQAEKLKQKKQMPEILIITPESMHLLLAQKGSFPIFDELQCIVADEWHELMGSKRGVMAELAISRIKGLLSERHPERLLRIWGISATIGNLQQAMDVLVPYSDLLKTIVKSDIEKKIRIKSIFPDHIDMLPWAGHLGHKLAYKLLPIIHKSKTTLIFTNTRGQAELWYQSLLAQDENLAGQLAIHHGSIDYELRSWIEEAIQMGTLKAVVCTSSLDLGVDFKPVDTVVQIGSPKGVARFLQRAGRSGHSPYETSKIYFLPTHALELVEAAAIKEAAKTQNIESREPIVMAFDTLVQYLVTLAVGDGFDDEKIFFEVKQTHAFKELLPQEWNWLMQFITTGGSSLTAYTEFSKVSKDENGLWTVKNRQMAMRHRLHIGTIVSDAMIKVKYLSGGYIGMVEESFISKMSPGSSFSLAGRVLEFIMIKDMMAIVRKSRHKQAVSPSWMGGRMSLTANLGSILRKKYNETLYKEHDDEELDFIRPLFEKQAAVSHVPKDNELLIELINTKDGYHFFAYPFEGRQVHEIMASLIAYRLSKFKPVTFSIAMNDYGFELLSEQPIPLVEDNIKALFSPISLSDDIIASINATEIARRKFRDIACISGLVFQGYPGKYVANKHLQSSAALFFNVFTDYDKHNLLLRQAYDEAFYQQIEEPRLAEALRRIQDSKIIIVKTERYTPLCFPIKVDSLRDNMSSEELSQRIERMTAESEKNITLKKNNRRKK; encoded by the coding sequence ATGCAATTCGAAAAAAGTAAAGGGTATAAAACGGTTATTAAGTGGTTAAAGTCTGATAAAAGGAAACCGTTTAAATTTCAGACAGATGCCTGGCAATATTATGCCGAAGGATATAGTGGTCTGGTTAACGCTCCTACTGGCTTCGGTAAAACATTTTCGATCTTTCTGGCCGTAGTGATTGACGAATTGAACAAAAAGGTAGCACAGGAAAATGTTGTAGCAAAAAGTAAAAAGAACACCAAAAGCAAGTTCAAACCTGTAGGCTTAAAGCTACTGTGGATTACACCGTTACGTTCATTGGCCAAAGACCTTGCAAGAGCGATGCGGCAGGTTTCAATAGAACTCAAATTGGATTGGACCGTTGGTGTACGCAACGGCGATACCTCTCAGGCTGAAAAATTGAAACAGAAAAAACAAATGCCTGAAATACTCATCATTACGCCCGAAAGCATGCATCTTTTATTGGCGCAGAAAGGTTCTTTTCCTATTTTTGATGAGCTACAGTGTATTGTGGCTGATGAATGGCACGAACTAATGGGTAGTAAACGGGGAGTTATGGCCGAGCTGGCCATCTCCAGAATTAAAGGTTTGCTGAGCGAACGGCATCCTGAAAGATTGCTGAGGATCTGGGGGATTTCGGCTACCATAGGCAATCTGCAACAGGCCATGGATGTTCTTGTTCCGTATTCAGATTTACTTAAAACCATTGTTAAATCGGATATCGAAAAAAAGATCAGGATTAAATCCATCTTTCCCGACCACATAGATATGTTGCCCTGGGCTGGACATTTAGGCCACAAATTAGCCTATAAGCTCCTGCCTATCATTCACAAAAGCAAAACTACCTTAATATTTACCAATACACGCGGACAAGCAGAATTATGGTATCAAAGTCTGCTGGCACAGGACGAAAACCTGGCCGGACAACTCGCCATTCATCATGGATCTATTGATTACGAATTGAGAAGCTGGATAGAAGAAGCTATCCAAATGGGTACATTAAAAGCCGTAGTATGCACTTCGTCGTTAGATTTAGGAGTTGACTTTAAACCCGTCGACACCGTAGTACAAATTGGGTCGCCAAAAGGAGTCGCCCGCTTTTTGCAACGTGCCGGTCGCAGTGGGCATTCACCATATGAAACCTCAAAAATTTATTTCCTGCCAACTCATGCACTTGAATTGGTGGAAGCGGCAGCTATTAAGGAAGCCGCAAAAACGCAGAACATTGAAAGTAGAGAACCTATAGTAATGGCTTTTGACACCTTAGTTCAATATCTGGTTACGCTGGCGGTGGGCGATGGATTTGATGATGAAAAAATCTTTTTTGAAGTGAAGCAAACCCATGCCTTTAAAGAATTGCTCCCACAGGAATGGAACTGGCTGATGCAGTTTATCACGACCGGCGGTAGCAGCCTAACCGCCTACACAGAATTTAGTAAGGTAAGCAAGGACGAAAATGGACTGTGGACCGTTAAAAACCGACAAATGGCTATGCGCCACCGGTTACACATTGGTACCATTGTGAGTGATGCGATGATTAAGGTAAAATACCTGTCAGGTGGATATATTGGTATGGTTGAGGAATCATTCATCTCCAAAATGAGCCCTGGCAGCAGTTTTTCGCTTGCAGGCCGCGTGCTGGAGTTTATCATGATCAAAGATATGATGGCCATCGTCAGAAAGAGCCGGCATAAGCAGGCAGTGAGCCCCAGCTGGATGGGTGGACGAATGTCGCTTACCGCAAATCTGGGAAGCATTTTACGTAAAAAATACAATGAGACATTATATAAGGAACATGATGATGAGGAGCTTGATTTTATACGACCATTATTTGAAAAGCAAGCTGCAGTTTCTCATGTACCCAAAGACAATGAATTGCTAATTGAACTGATCAACACCAAAGATGGCTATCATTTTTTTGCCTATCCTTTTGAGGGCAGGCAGGTTCATGAAATCATGGCTTCTTTAATTGCCTATAGGTTGAGCAAATTTAAACCTGTTACCTTTTCTATTGCGATGAATGATTATGGATTTGAATTACTGAGCGAACAGCCAATTCCACTGGTTGAAGACAACATCAAAGCATTGTTTAGTCCTATTAGCCTCAGCGATGATATTATAGCCAGTATTAACGCAACCGAAATAGCCAGGAGAAAATTCAGGGATATTGCCTGTATTTCGGGTTTGGTATTTCAGGGATATCCCGGTAAATACGTGGCCAATAAACACCTGCAGTCCTCTGCAGCTTTGTTTTTCAATGTATTTACGGATTACGACAAGCATAATTTATTGTTAAGACAGGCCTACGATGAAGCCTTTTACCAACAAATTGAAGAGCCTCGTCTGGCAGAGGCTTTAAGACGTATACAAGACAGCAAAATAATCATTGTAAAAACCGAACGCTATACACCCTTATGTTTCCCTATTAAGGTGGATAGTTTACGAGATAATATGAGTTCCGAAGAGCTTAGTCAACGTATTGAGAGAATGACCGCTGAATCGGAAAAAAATATAACATTGAAAAAGAACAACAGGAGAAAAAAATGA
- a CDS encoding ATP-dependent DNA ligase: protein MKRFAQLISQLELSNKTNDKIAALVDYFNEAQEGDKPYVIAMFTGKRPKRPVSTTLIKQWALLLSGIPEWLFTECYHNVGDLSETIALILPPPTKTSNRSVQEWLTTLFSLNEKDDEYKKNVITDAWDSLEPRERFIFNKLISGNFRIGVSHKILVNALAKQSGIESSKIMHSIMGKWTPSEINYTDLLAGIHVNTDSSWPYPFCLAYALEAEPSALGEPATWQAEWKWDGIRGQIIKRNGELFIWSRGEELVTDQFPELHFLKKELKDGTVLDGEILSIKEGKVQAFSILQQRLNRKTIHKTQLEEAPIGFISYDLLEYNGKDIRSETLSLRRELLAKTIQHLPEQNLVLLSALIDFQNWNDLAELRKTSRDINSEGIMLKKLDSLYHTGRKRGDWWKWKINPYTIDTVMIYAQKGSGRRANFYTDYTFAIRDGEQLITIAKAYSGLTDQEIKEVNAFVVKNAIEKFGPVRTVKPELVFEIAFDGIAESKRHKAGLALRFPRILRWRKDKKATEINTLDDLKQLLLATLSKDEDPSLTHL from the coding sequence TTGAAACGCTTTGCTCAATTGATCAGTCAGCTGGAACTCAGCAATAAGACCAACGATAAAATTGCAGCGCTGGTGGACTATTTTAATGAGGCACAGGAAGGCGATAAACCTTATGTAATTGCGATGTTTACCGGCAAACGCCCCAAAAGACCAGTAAGTACCACGCTGATCAAGCAATGGGCTTTGTTGCTTAGTGGCATTCCCGAATGGCTTTTTACAGAGTGTTACCACAATGTGGGCGATCTGAGCGAGACCATAGCCCTGATACTGCCACCTCCCACCAAAACCAGTAATCGGAGTGTTCAGGAATGGCTCACCACACTTTTTTCGCTGAACGAAAAGGACGACGAATATAAAAAAAATGTTATTACTGATGCCTGGGATAGCCTCGAACCCCGGGAGCGTTTTATTTTTAATAAACTTATTTCAGGCAATTTCAGAATTGGAGTATCCCATAAAATACTGGTAAACGCGCTAGCAAAACAAAGTGGAATAGAAAGCAGCAAAATCATGCACAGTATTATGGGCAAATGGACGCCATCTGAGATCAACTATACAGATCTACTTGCAGGTATACATGTCAATACAGATAGCTCGTGGCCCTACCCTTTTTGTCTGGCTTATGCATTGGAAGCTGAACCGAGTGCATTGGGTGAACCAGCAACATGGCAGGCCGAATGGAAATGGGATGGAATTCGTGGGCAAATTATCAAACGAAATGGAGAATTATTCATTTGGTCACGTGGGGAAGAACTGGTAACCGATCAATTTCCGGAACTTCATTTCCTGAAAAAGGAACTTAAAGACGGTACTGTGCTGGATGGGGAAATACTATCGATAAAAGAAGGAAAAGTACAAGCTTTCAGTATTCTGCAACAAAGATTAAATAGAAAAACGATTCATAAAACACAACTTGAAGAAGCACCAATTGGTTTTATCAGCTACGATTTATTGGAATATAACGGAAAAGATATCAGATCAGAAACCTTGAGCCTGCGACGGGAACTGTTGGCAAAAACGATCCAACATCTGCCTGAACAAAACCTTGTACTCCTCTCAGCTCTTATTGATTTTCAGAACTGGAATGACTTGGCCGAATTAAGAAAAACTTCAAGAGATATCAACAGCGAAGGCATCATGCTAAAAAAACTGGATTCGCTGTACCATACCGGAAGAAAACGAGGCGATTGGTGGAAATGGAAGATTAATCCTTACACCATAGACACGGTGATGATTTATGCCCAGAAAGGCAGCGGAAGAAGGGCTAACTTTTATACCGATTATACATTTGCCATAAGGGATGGAGAACAACTCATCACCATAGCAAAGGCATATTCAGGACTGACCGACCAGGAGATAAAAGAAGTAAATGCCTTTGTTGTGAAAAACGCGATAGAAAAATTTGGTCCCGTAAGGACTGTAAAACCCGAACTGGTATTCGAAATCGCGTTTGACGGTATAGCCGAAAGCAAACGACATAAAGCAGGACTGGCGCTAAGATTTCCAAGAATTCTGAGATGGAGAAAAGATAAAAAAGCTACCGAAATCAATACCTTGGACGATCTGAAACAGTTGCTGCTGGCTACCTTATCAAAGGATGAAGATCCATCGTTAACCCATTTATAA